A single window of Nicotiana tomentosiformis chromosome 1, ASM39032v3, whole genome shotgun sequence DNA harbors:
- the LOC104111276 gene encoding BEL1-like homeodomain protein 7 isoform X2, which yields MATYFPSPNSQREAETFQYFRQSLPGSYSEASNAPENMMVFMNYSSSGTYSDMLTGTSQQQNSCVDIPPVGDSDSNNTSQQEILSNLGGSRMGIHDFSAWRDSRNEMLYLSLGSNISSGIGISHVQSQNPNQGFTSFLNPASSIPGEVSGGNVSFGDGDNSQPKQQRNSDYLPPDYAGSNSDAMKGGYNSPYGTSSIGRKVPNSKYLKAAQYLLDEVVNVRKAIKEHNSKKEFTKESRESDGDSKNKSSDPPANGSSNPQDSKNHQSELSQTEKQEVQNKLTKLLSMLDEIDRRYRQYYHQMQIVVSSFDVVAGDGAAKPYTALALQTISRHFRCLRDAICDQIRASRRSVGEQDASENSKAIGISRLRYVDQHIRQQRALQQLGMMQQHAWRPQRGLPESSVSILRAWLFEHFLHPYPKDSDKIMLARQTGLTRSQVSNWFINARVRLWKPMVEEMYKEEAGDTEMNSNSSSDFASRLASKDSKVEETEELKRNETSEYEQYNSDQILESKSNHVADVEMEGANNAETQSQSGMENQTQRDEPRPAMDNCTLFQDTFVQAR from the exons ATGGCAACTTATTTTCCTAGTCCAAACAGTCAAAGAGAAGCTGAGACATTTCAATATTTTAGGCAATCTTTGCCTGGTTCTTATTCAGAAGCTTCAAATGCTCCAGAGAACATGATGGTGTTCATGAACTATTCTTCTTCTGGGACATATTCAGATATGTTGACCGGTACTTCCCAACAGCAAAACAGCTGCGTCGATATCCCACCAGTTGGAGACTCCGATTCCAACAACACATCACAACAGGAAATATTATCTAATCTTGGAGGATCGCGGATGGGAATTCATGATTTTTCTGCATGGAGAGATAGCAGAAATGAGATGCTATACCTCAGTCTTGGCTCCAATATATCATCTGGAATTGGAATTTCACATGTCCAATCTCAGAATCCTAACCAAGGTTTTACGTCATTCTTGAATCCTGCTTCATCTATTCCAGGTGAAGTTAGTGGTGGCAATGTGTCCTTCGGAGATGGTGATAATTCCCAACCAAAACAACAAAGAAATTCAGATTATTTACCTCCAGATTATGCTGGAAGCAACTCAGATGCTATGAAAGGAGGGTATAATTCTCCATATGGTACGTCGAGTATTGGAAGAAAAGTTCCCAACTCAAAGTATTTGAAAGCAGCTCAGTATTTGCTTGATGAGGTTGTTAATGTCAGAAAGGCTATCAAGGAGCATAATTCTAAGAAAGAGTTCACAAAGGAGTCTAGAGAGTCTGATGGCGACTCGAAAAATAAATCATCAGATCCTCCTGCAAATGGGAGTTCAAATCCTCAAGATTCGAAAAACCACCAAAGTGAACTTTCACAAACCGAGAAGCAAGAAGTGCAGAACAAACTGACCAAGCTTCTGTCGATGCTGGATGAG ATTGATAGAAGGTACAGACAATATTATCATCAGATGCAAATAGTGGTCTCATCATTTGATGTGGTAGCTGGAGATGGAGCAGCTAAGCCATACACAGCTCTTGCTCTCCAGACAATTTCCCGTCACTTCCGTTGCTTGCGTGATGCAATCTGCGATCAGATTCGAGCATCACGAAGAAGTGTTGGAGAGCAAGATGCTTCAGAAAACAGCAAAGCAATTGGAATATCACGCCTGCGTTATGTGGATCAGCATATTAGACAGCAGAGAGCCCTTCAGCAGCTTGGTATGATGCAACAACATGCCTGGAGGCCTCAGAGGGGTTTGCCTGAAAGCTCTGTTTCAATTTTGCGCGCTTGGCTTttcgagcattttcttcatcc CTACCCGAAAGATTCTGACAAAATTATGCTAGCAAGGCAAACTGGTTTAACGAGAAGTCAG GTATCAAATTGGTTTATAAATGCACGGGTACGTCTTTGGAAGCCTATGGTTGAGGAAATGTACAAAGAAGAAGCTGGTGATACTGAAATGAACTCAAACTCTTCATCAGACTTTGCTTCCAGACTTGCATCGAAAGACTCAAAAGTCGAAGAAACAGAAGAATTGAAACGGAATGAAACCTCAGAATATGAGCAGTACAATAGTGACCAAATCTTGGAGTCAAAATCCAACCATGTTGCTGATGTAGAAATGGAAGGAGCAAATAATGCAGAAACTCAAAGTCAATCTGGAATGGAAAATCAAACTCAAAGAGACGAACCCCGGCCTGCTATGGATAATTGCACCCTTTTTCAGGACACATTTGTTCAA